Within the Staphylococcus argenteus genome, the region TTACCTAAACAGAATTGGCTGAATAACTGGTCGATAAGTTCATCGCTTGCAGTTTCACCAATAATTTCTCCTAATATTTCCCAAGTTCTAGTTAAATCAATTTGTACCATATCCATAGGCACACCAGATTCTGCTGCATCAATCGCATCTTGTATCGTTTGTCTTGCTTGTTTCAATAATGAAATGTGTCTTGAATTAGAAACATATGTCATATCTTGATTTTGTACTTCTCCACCAAAGAACAAATCACGAATTTGAATTTCTAATTCATCAATACCTTCTTGCTTTAGCATTGATGTTTGAATTAAAGGCGTAGTACCTATCATCTCTTTAACTTCATCAATGTTTATGTTTTGTTCTAAATCCATTTTATTAACAATTACGATAACATCTTCATTTTTTACAACTTCATATAATGTGTAATCTTCTTGCGTTAACGCCTCGTTATTGTTTAATACAAATAAAATTAAGTCCGCTTGACTTAACGCTTTTCTAGAACGTTCAACACCGATTTTTTCAACAATGTCTTCTGTCTCTCGGATACCAGCAGTATCAACTAATCTTAACGGCACGCCACGAACATTAACGTATTCTTCTAAGACGTCTCTAGTCGTACCTGCCACCTCTGTAACGATTGCTTTATTATCTTGTATTAAGTTATTTAACATAGAAGATTTACCTACATTTGGCTTACCAACAATTACTGTAGACAAACCTTCTCGCATAATTTTTCCTTGTGCACCAGTATCTAATAAGCGATTAATTTCTTGTTTAATTTCTTTAGATTGCTCTAAAAGAAATTCTGTTGTCGCATCTTCGACATCATCGTACTCTGGGTAATCAATATTCACTTCTACTTGAGCGAGTATTTCTAATATAGATTGACGTTGTTTCTTGATTAAGTCACTAAGTCGACCTTCAATTTGATTCATTGCAACCTTAGAAGCACGATCTGTTTTCGAACGTATAAAGTCCATAACTGCTTCGGCTTGAGATAAATCGATACGACCATTTAAAAAGGCACGCTTCGTAAATTCACCAGGTTCAGCTATCCTAGCACCATGTGTCATAGTAAGTTCTAATACTCTATTTATAGTCAAAATACCACCATGACAATTAATTTCAATGATATCTTCTCTAGTAAATGTTTTCGGTGCTCTTAATACAGAAACCATAACTTCTTCAACTACTTCTTTAGTATCTGGATCAATAATATGACCATAGTTAATTGTATGAGAAGGTACATCTTTTAATAGATGCTTTCCTTTATATAACTTGTCCGCTATTTCAACAGCTTGTGGCCCAGATAATCGAACAATACCTATCGCTCCTTCACCCATTGGTGTTGAAATACTTGTAATTGTATCTAAATCCATATTACTACTCGCCTCCTTTAATGACGTATCATTTATTTGAAATTCTTTTATTTTTGTTCGCTTCAGAATACTGAAAAAAGTTGAAATACACGGTAAGGTAGCCTTACGTTTGTCTGACGTTATACTTCGGTGAGTCTTATTTGTACTTACCTTCTC harbors:
- the mnmE gene encoding tRNA uridine-5-carboxymethylaminomethyl(34) synthesis GTPase MnmE is translated as MDLDTITSISTPMGEGAIGIVRLSGPQAVEIADKLYKGKHLLKDVPSHTINYGHIIDPDTKEVVEEVMVSVLRAPKTFTREDIIEINCHGGILTINRVLELTMTHGARIAEPGEFTKRAFLNGRIDLSQAEAVMDFIRSKTDRASKVAMNQIEGRLSDLIKKQRQSILEILAQVEVNIDYPEYDDVEDATTEFLLEQSKEIKQEINRLLDTGAQGKIMREGLSTVIVGKPNVGKSSMLNNLIQDNKAIVTEVAGTTRDVLEEYVNVRGVPLRLVDTAGIRETEDIVEKIGVERSRKALSQADLILFVLNNNEALTQEDYTLYEVVKNEDVIVIVNKMDLEQNINIDEVKEMIGTTPLIQTSMLKQEGIDELEIQIRDLFFGGEVQNQDMTYVSNSRHISLLKQARQTIQDAIDAAESGVPMDMVQIDLTRTWEILGEIIGETASDELIDQLFSQFCLGK